AAACCTAACATTCCTGAAAGTCCTAGACCTGTCGGCTAACTCATTCCTAGGAGAGATCCCTGTGTCCCTTGGTCACCTGCATCACCTTCAAATCCTCCATCTGGAAAATAACACGCTACAGGGAAAAATACCTGCCCTTGCAAACTGCTCAAAGCTCACGTGGCTATCCATGGGACGAAACCAATTAACTGGAGAGATTCATGAAGATTTTCCTAGTCGCCTTGAAACTCTTCTACTTAGCGTAAATAACCTGACTGGAACCGTCCCTGCTTCTCTTGGTAATATCTCAACGCTAAAGGAGTTTAGTTGTGCAAGGAATAACATCGAGGGGAGCATCCCAGACGAGGTTGCAAATTTGCTAGGGTTGCAACTCCTTTACGTGGGTCTCAATAAAATGTCAGGTCGGTTTCCACAGCCCGTCCTGAATCTTTCTAATCTAGTTTTCCTTAGCATTTCTTTGAACAATTTTTCAGGAGTTATACCATCCAGTGTTGGCACCTCTCTGCCCAATCTTCAGCTGTTTAAGATAGGCGGCAACTTGTTTCATGGGCATGTGCCATCTTCACTAACAAATGCTTCCCAGCTGAACGATATTGATATGACAATGAATAAGTTCACTGGGGTGGTGCCTAGCTCCATCGGCAGACTTTCTGGACTGACTTGGCTAAACCTTGAGAACAATGAACTCCAAGCAAGTAACAAGCAAGACTGGAAATTTGTGGACAGCTTAGCCAACTGCACTGAGCTAAGAGTATTTTCACTAGCAGGTAATCGTTTAGCAGGCCAAGTGCCGAATTCTGTAGGTAACCTTTCCAGTCAGCTCCAATATCTACACATGGGAGGAAACCAACTGTCTGGGGACTTACCTTCTGGAATAGCAAACCTTCGCAACCTAATCTCTTTTTCACTGCCTGGGAATAATTTTACGAGTTTGCTTCCAGAGTGGCTTGGGACTCTCAACAGTCTGCAAAGGGTAGTGTTAGACGGCAATTTCTTTTCAGGGCTCATTCCATCATCCTTTTCAAATCTATCTCAACTGGcagagctctatctagattggaatCAATTAAATGGATATATACCGCCAGACCTGGGGAAGCTCCAAATGCTTGAGGCACTGAACATTTCTTACAACAATCTTCGTGGCAGTATACCAAAAGAAATCTTCGCAATTCCAACAATAGTAAAAATTAGCTTATCCTTCAACAACCTACATGGCGCACTACATGCCAATATTGGGAATGCTAAACAGCTAACAAATTTAGAAATTGCATCAAATAATCTGTCTGAGGAACTTCCTAGCTCTTTGTGTAATTGTGAAAGTTTGGAAGATATCGAGCTGGGCAATAATTTTTTCAGCGGAAGCATCCCAACTTCGTTTGGCAACATAAGTAGCCTAAAAACGCTCAACTTGTCTCATAACAACTTAAGTGGGTCAATACCTCCATCACTTGGAAACCTGCAAGCTCTTGAGCAACTAGATTTGTCATTCAACAATCTTAAAGGTGAGGTCCCAACAGAAGGGATATTCAAGAATAATGCAACATCAGTGCTGATTGATGGCAATCAGGGGCTTTGTGGCGGGCCACTGGGGTTACACCTACCTGCATGTCCTATCATGCAATCGAATTCAGCAAAGCACAAGTTATCAATTTTACTGAAAGTGGTCATCCCATTAGTCATAGTGCTGTTACTTGTGGTGATCATTTCTGTTTTGTCATTTCGGAGGCGAAAACAGAAAACAAAAGATATTTCTCTACCCTCTTTTGGGAGAGAGTTCCCCAAAATTTCTCATAGTGATCTTGCCAGAGCAACAGAGGGCTTCGCAACCTCCAATCTAATTGGCCAGGGAAGGTACGGCTCTGTTTATCGAGGACAATTGTTTCATGATGGAAAGCTGGTGGCTATCAAAGTTTTCAGTCTAGACACAAGAGGAGCACAAAAAAGTTTCATCGCAGAATGTAATGCTTTGAGAAATGTGCGACATCGCAATCTAGTTCATATCCTAACTGCATGCTCAAGCATTGATCCTAATGGAAATGATTTCAAAGCCTTAGTGTATGAGTTCATGCCACGAGGAGACCTGCATAACTTACTGTACTCAACTCGAGACAGAGAACTTTCTTCATATTTTATTCCACTAGTTCAAAGGTTAAGCATAATGGTGGATGTATCAGAAGCTTTGTCATATCTACACCATCACCACCAAGGAACCATTGTACATTGTGATCTGAAACCTAGCAACATTCTTCTAGATGATGATATGGTAGCACATGTTGGAGACTTTGGGTTAGCAAGGTTCAAATTTGATACAACATCACCATCTCTTGTTGACTCAACTTCCACTTCTTCACTAGCAATCAAGGGAACCATTGGATACATTGCTCCAGGTACTTTCCCTGTTCACTTTGGGTTTACAAACTAAATGCTACAAATTTCTATGTTTACTAAAACTAAATTAACTTCCTACATGCGATCTATAGAATATGCTGCGGGTAGTCAGGTTTCCACTGCGGCGGATGTATACAGCTTCGGAGTTGTTCTCCTTGAGATATTCATCCGAAGGAGCCCGACAGATGACATGTTCAAGGATGGGATGACTATTGCAAAGTTAACAGAGATCAACTTCCCTGATAATGTGTTACAGATTGCTGACCCACAGCTGCTTCAGGAGCTAGAGCAGAGAGAGGACATTACAATGACCTTCAGGGATAGTGGGGCACAAATTCTGCGGTCAGTGCTGAACATTGGACTCTGCTGCACCAAGACATCACCAAACGAGCGCATCAGCATGCAGGAGGTGGCCGCCAAGCTGCACGGGATCAGGGATGCATATCTTAGAGGAAACTGAAGGACCAGCTCAGTAATTTATATGTTCTGAAATCTGAATGAATAACTTGCAGAATAATTTTTCATGTGTTGTGTTTTTCTTGTTCAGTTGGTGTTCTTGAAAATCTGTATTATTATGCTTCACAAATTGTGCTACTTGAGCAGCACAGGCTCGCAATAGCTCTCTTCATATAACTGTCAGTAGTGTCAACTGATAAAAGCAAAGAATCCAGCAAGTGTGTGCTTGCACCAAAGAAAAGAATCTATAACCACTTTATTAATTCATATGACATTCAAATCAGATAGACATCAGGATTCATAACTGAAAGAGCCGTTCTATTACTGCTAGTGCATTGAACCAAGAACCCATAAAACCAGTCTCCATGTGCcccatattttttttttttgcattttagcTCTTTTATTGAAAAAAATCACGTTTGGACCTCTGGAGAATGAATTCCCTCATGGCGCTGAAGTAACATGTCTCGGCGTCATGGCCATGGCGCTGAGGTAACATGTCTCGGCGccatgggccatggcggcgagctCCCAGTCCCCAAGCTGACCTAGCGCTGATGTCGCACGACACTCAGCGCCATAGGCCACGACGCCGAGCATGGCGCCAACTTGAGGGGCAACGGCGGCATgttgggcggcggccatggggagGGCGGCAAGGTGGAGAGCAGCGACTCTAGCGGTGCGAGTGGCGCTGGCGCGGGTGCCGGGGATCTACGTGAAGAGGCGAACCCAACCGTGGGTGTTGTGTATGATCGGCCATGGCCAGTGGCGAGCTGCAGCTCTGGCCGGCGGTGAGGCTCAGGAATGAGCATGAAAACAATGCGAACGTGGAAGAACGAGGGGAGCACGAGCATCACCCCATGTACAATCGATTTGAGCTTTTGGTCAGTGGAAACGGTGGCAGGAGGTGCATGTTCGACGACGATGTGGATCTCAGGCGAACTAGAGGCCGGCGGCTGGAAGACCTTCTATTCCCGACGAGGTGGGGGACAAGGCTGGTGTTGGAGGGGTTGGGGAGGGAGCTAGGGAGGTGAGTGAGCCTTGGGTGTggtggatttgaaatccatggaGGGAGTCAAAGCAGATTTGGCTGACAATGGTGAACTGCTCGAGCTCTATCAATAGCGTCTAAAGGAAGAAGGGGCTGAGCGAGAGTGAGAAGGAAGAGCAGGCACTTCCTTGGGGATAAGGAAGAGAGCAGGCACATCCTCGCCTTCGCGGCGCGCGACGCCGCACACATCATGGGCGGGATCATGTTCGCCATGCCGATGGGTCGCCTCGACGGCCACGTCCCTAATGCCTCTGGGGTATCACCAACCATCCCCCAGCCTCCTTCAACCTCACCCAGCTCGTTGCGGGCTTCGCATCCAAGAACCTCACGGCTGTCGACATGGTCACGCTCTCCGACGCGCACTCCATCGTCCGTTCCCACTACTACTACTTCTTGGGCTGCCTATACCCACAACTGGACACGGCCATAGACTATGGCGCCAGAAAAGATCTTggtgatgcctagagggggggttgAATAGGCGAACCtgtaaaatctgaaaattcttCGCAGCGGTTAATTATGTCGGAACTTTCGACCCTGTGTAGAAAGTTCCGATGGGTTAGAACTTCCGACACTGTGAAGGAACTTCCAACAAATAAGAATGTTCTAATACGAGTTTCAAAAATAAACTTGAAACTGAAGAATCTGGCTTAGTCAAAAGTTGAACAATGATCCTAGGAAACTCCTACAACTGATAGAAACAAGCGCAACAACACGAGAACGGTAGATTGGGACAAAACAAATTCTAGGACAACAAGAACAAGGTAAAGCAATAAGAACAAGtgacacaaggatttgttccCGAAATTCACTCCCACTAATGAAGCTACGTCTCTGTTGAGGAGCTCACAAAGAGCAAGGTTGTCCACTAACCCTTTTCCTCTCTCAATCAACCACAAAGGAGGATTGAGTCACTTACTATAAAATCCACAAAGGATTAGGGTAATACAAACTTCCCGCGGCACGCACACACGAGAGGACACTCCGCGGGCGACGCCTAACCGTCTAGAAATAAGCTTCAAGAGTAACACAAGTGAATCGACGGTTGGAGTAGCTTCAAGTGCTCTTGATATGAATTTGACT
The genomic region above belongs to Panicum virgatum strain AP13 chromosome 8N, P.virgatum_v5, whole genome shotgun sequence and contains:
- the LOC120685525 gene encoding putative receptor-like protein kinase At3g47110 isoform X1, producing MKLTAMGQFSFVLLACCMQAVICSSIGNYTDMFSLLDFKKQISLDPQQALMSWNGSTHFCTWKGVRCSVKKPSRVTSLNLTKQGLVGQISSSLGNLTFLKVLDLSANSFLGEIPVSLGHLHHLQILHLENNTLQGKIPALANCSKLTWLSMGRNQLTGEIHEDFPSRLETLLLSVNNLTGTVPASLGNISTLKEFSCARNNIEGSIPDEVANLLGLQLLYVGLNKMSGRFPQPVLNLSNLVFLSISLNNFSGVIPSSVGTSLPNLQLFKIGGNLFHGHVPSSLTNASQLNDIDMTMNKFTGVVPSSIGRLSGLTWLNLENNELQASNKQDWKFVDSLANCTELRVFSLAGNRLAGQVPNSVGNLSSQLQYLHMGGNQLSGDLPSGIANLRNLISFSLPGNNFTSLLPEWLGTLNSLQRVVLDGNFFSGLIPSSFSNLSQLAELYLDWNQLNGYIPPDLGKLQMLEALNISYNNLRGSIPKEIFAIPTIVKISLSFNNLHGALHANIGNAKQLTNLEIASNNLSEELPSSLCNCESLEDIELGNNFFSGSIPTSFGNISSLKTLNLSHNNLSGSIPPSLGNLQALEQLDLSFNNLKGEVPTEGIFKNNATSVLIDGNQGLCGGPLGLHLPACPIMQSNSAKHKLSILLKVVIPLVIVLLLVVIISVLSFRRRKQKTKDISLPSFGREFPKISHSDLARATEGFATSNLIGQGRYGSVYRGQLFHDGKLVAIKVFSLDTRGAQKSFIAECNALRNVRHRNLVHILTACSSIDPNGNDFKALVYEFMPRGDLHNLLYSTRDRELSSYFIPLVQRLSIMVDVSEALSYLHHHHQGTIVHCDLKPSNILLDDDMVAHVGDFGLARFKFDTTSPSLVDSTSTSSLAIKGTIGYIAPEYAAGSQVSTAADVYSFGVVLLEIFIRRSPTDDMFKDGMTIAKLTEINFPDNVLQIADPQLLQELEQREDITMTFRDSGAQILRSVLNIGLCCTKTSPNERISMQEVAAKLHGIRDAYLRGN
- the LOC120685525 gene encoding putative receptor-like protein kinase At3g47110 isoform X2, coding for MKLTAMGQFSFVLLACCMQAVICSSIGNYTDMFSLLDFKKQISLDPQQALMSWNGSTHFCTWKGVRCSVKKPSRVTSLNLTKQGLVGQISSSLGNLTFLKVLDLSANSFLGEIPVSLGHLHHLQILHLENNTLQGKIPALANCSKLTWLSMGRNQLTGEIHEDFPSRLETLLLSVNNLTGTVPASLGNISTLKEFSCARNNIEGSIPDEVANLLGLQLLYVGLNKMSGVIPSSVGTSLPNLQLFKIGGNLFHGHVPSSLTNASQLNDIDMTMNKFTGVVPSSIGRLSGLTWLNLENNELQASNKQDWKFVDSLANCTELRVFSLAGNRLAGQVPNSVGNLSSQLQYLHMGGNQLSGDLPSGIANLRNLISFSLPGNNFTSLLPEWLGTLNSLQRVVLDGNFFSGLIPSSFSNLSQLAELYLDWNQLNGYIPPDLGKLQMLEALNISYNNLRGSIPKEIFAIPTIVKISLSFNNLHGALHANIGNAKQLTNLEIASNNLSEELPSSLCNCESLEDIELGNNFFSGSIPTSFGNISSLKTLNLSHNNLSGSIPPSLGNLQALEQLDLSFNNLKGEVPTEGIFKNNATSVLIDGNQGLCGGPLGLHLPACPIMQSNSAKHKLSILLKVVIPLVIVLLLVVIISVLSFRRRKQKTKDISLPSFGREFPKISHSDLARATEGFATSNLIGQGRYGSVYRGQLFHDGKLVAIKVFSLDTRGAQKSFIAECNALRNVRHRNLVHILTACSSIDPNGNDFKALVYEFMPRGDLHNLLYSTRDRELSSYFIPLVQRLSIMVDVSEALSYLHHHHQGTIVHCDLKPSNILLDDDMVAHVGDFGLARFKFDTTSPSLVDSTSTSSLAIKGTIGYIAPEYAAGSQVSTAADVYSFGVVLLEIFIRRSPTDDMFKDGMTIAKLTEINFPDNVLQIADPQLLQELEQREDITMTFRDSGAQILRSVLNIGLCCTKTSPNERISMQEVAAKLHGIRDAYLRGN